TACTTGAGCCTCTTCAACATCTTCCAGAGCCTGCTGGCGCTGCTGGGCATCTTTGGCGGACGTGAGGAATAACAACGCCACCGCCATCGGTGGCCTGAACGTCATCGCAACCCGGCGACGCTCAGATCTCGCCCATCGACAGCAGCGTCAGCACGTCCATCTGCATCAACTCGTCGAGCGCCGGGTCGGGGCGCTGCTGCCAGGACGCCACGCCGAGCAGCAGGGCAGCGCTCAACAACGTGCCAGCGGCCCACCACCGCAAATGGCGGTGGCGGGCTTCGCTGGCGTTCAATGCCGTGCCGCCGGCCGGCGCGAAGCGCGTCTCGGCCAGCGGATGGCGTTGGCGCCACTGCGCGATCACGCGCGCCTGCAACGCTTCTGCATGGTCGCCCCGTGCGGCATCCGCGTTCAGCCCGTGGTGCAGTTGAGCGCGAAGCACCGCGTCGACCTCGCTCGTGTCCAAAGGCGTGTCTTCAGGCGGGCGACCTTCGGCGCGCGCGCCCTTCACAGCGGCCGGCGCGGCGCTCACTGGACTACCCTCCGTGCGGCGCTCATGTGCTCTCTCCTTGCAAAGCCTGGCGCAGCCGGGCCTTGGCGCGGTGCAGCAGTTGGTGCGCGCCGTTGGTGTCGATCTCCAGGGCCTGGCCGATCTCGGCCGCGCTGGCATCGGCATAGGCCCACATCGCCAAGGCCATGCGCTGGCGCGCCGGCAAGGCCGCCAGCGCCTGCATCCATTGCGGCGGAGAGACACGCGTCCACACGCTGTCGTCCGCGAAGGCCTCGGTCTGCGATTGCTGCGTGTCCTGCAAGGCGCTGAGGTCGGCGGGGTCCATGCCGAGTTCGCGTCGGCGCACCAGCTGCGTGCGGCAGCGGTTGAGCACGATGGTATTGAAGTAGGTCGACAGCTGAGCGCCGTGCGCGTCCTGGGGGCGGGCGTTCCACAGGCGCAGGAACGACTCCTGCACCGCGTCCTCCGCATCTTCGCGGCGGCCGAGCATGTGGCGCGCCATGGCCAGCGCCGCCGGTGTGAGGTGTTGCACCAGGGATGCGGCACTGCCGGGGTCGCCCTCGCAGGCACGTTGCCACAGGGTCCAGCCGCTGTCCCGAGCCGTCGGGCGCGCGCCGCGCCAGCGGCGGGGTGCACCGAGAAAGCCGGCGGCCAACATCAACTGCGCGCGCAAGGAATCTGCCGGCAGGAACGGGGCGGGAAGGGCCAATGGGCTTGCGTGCATGGGCGGCGGTGTCAACAGAGCGGTCTGGGTCAGTGGGTATGCCAGAGGCACCTCAGCGGTCTGGGAGTTTCTCGCGCAAGGCTGCGCGCTCTTCGGGGGACAACTTCGAGAGCATTTGGCGGCGCTGTTCGAGCAACTGGCGACGCTCCTGGGGCGTCATGGCGAGGATGCGCTCGCGCCGCTGCTGGGTCAATTGCTGCTTCTCTTCGGGCGAGAGCGATTGCCAGCGTTGGCGTGTCTGCCCCACCAGCGCCTTGCGCTCGGCCGGCGAGAGTTCCACCAGGCGCTCGCGCATTTGCGCCTGGAAAACGCGGCGCTCGGCCGGCGTGGCGGTGGCGAGTTCGCGTTGAAGAGCTTGCCTGCGTTCGTTTTGCTGTTGGGGCGTGAGTTGTGCCCAGGCCTGGGGGTCGGGCACCTCGGGGGCGGCCTGCACGGCGCTGGCCACGGTGAAAAGCACGGCCAGCAACGTGGCACGGGTCGGCAGCGATGGGTGCATCACGCGGTCCACAAGTCGATGGCGCCAGCGGGCGCGCCGGGCAGGGCCTTGGCCAGGGTGGCGCGGTCGGCACCCAGGTGGCGCTGCAACAGCGGCGCGAGCAACGTGCGGATGTCGCGCGTGGGGCGCAGGTCGCGCCCTTCGAGCAGATCGCGGCGGCCCAGCCCCGGCCAGTCGGTGAGCACGCGGCCGCCCGCCACCGCACCGCCCGCCAGAAAGGCCACGCCACCGGTGCCGTGGTCGGTACCGGCACTGCCGTTGAACGCGGCCGAGCGGCCGAATTCGGTCATGACCAGCACGGTGGTATCGGCCCAGCGTTCGCCCAGCGATTCGCGCAACGCGGCCAGCCCGGTATCGAGCGCGGCAAGCTGGCGCTGCAGGCGCGAGGCCTGCTGGGTGTGGGTGTCCCACCCGTCCAGATCGAGCCAGGCCACGTCCGGGCCTGCGCCATCGGACAGGAAGCGGCCGGCCTGGCGCGCCAGCCCCGCGAACGCGGCGGCGCTGCCGGCGCCCGCGCCCATGCCGGGCTCGCGGCTGCCACCGCCCAGGGTCTGGCGTTGCGCGAGGGCCTGGTCGAGCAGGTCCGAGAGCATGGGGTCGCTCTGGTAGGTCTGTGCGATGCGGGCCATCAAGTCGCTGTCGGGCGCGGCCGCGCGCGTGGGTGTCCAGGTGCTGGCGGCGGGCGCGCCACGCAGGGCCACCGGCATGGCCGGGCTGAGCGCCACGGCGCGTTGGCCACTGACTTGCAGCGCGCGGCCCAGCCAACCGGTGGCCAGCTCGAACGGGCGCTGCCCGCCGCTCTCCAGCAATTGCTGCGCATCGAAGTGCGAACGCTCGCGGTAGGGGCTGGCCACCGCGTGCACCACCAGCAACTGGCCGTCGCCGTACCAGCGGTGCAATTGCACAAGGGAGGGGTGCAGTGCGAAGCCGTCGTGTAACGGCAAAGGCGTCGTGGCATCGGGCTTGGCATCTTTGGGCAGCGGGCGCAAGGCGGTCCACTGCGGATCGCCCATGGCCGGCACGGCGGCCAGCCCGTCGAGCGCGCCCCGCAGCATCACCACCACCAGCTTGCCGCGCGCCTGCGCGCTCGCGGCGAAGGCCATGCGCAGGCCCGGACCGGCCAGCAACAGACCGGCCCCGGCGGCCTGCAGCCAGCGGCGGCGCGGCCAGGCGGTGGGTGGGGACGAGATCGATGTCATGAAGAAGACTCCGTAAAAGTGCGTGTGCTCAGAACTTCTCAGCGACGTTGGAACTCGGGGCTGGCCAACAGCAGCGTGAGGGCCTGCGCACCGCTTTCGGCGCGCGCGATCTGGCCGCGGGTGTCGCGCGACAGCGCGGGCCCCCAGGCCAATTCGGCCAGTTGGCGCGCGTCGGCCAGACTGCCCGCGCCGCGGCCCATGGCCACCGCCCATTCGACGCGCTTGAGCAGCGCATCGGGGCTGAGCCAATCGTCCTGCCGGTCGGGCCAACCCTGCGGCGAGGGCGCGCGGCCCACGGGCTGGCCCATGGTGGTGAGTGCGCCGATCTCGCGCTCGGGCGTACCCATGGGCAGCTGCAGCAGGCGGTGCGCCGAGAGCAGCAACTCTTCGGGCCGGCGCGCCTTGCCGGGCCGGTGCGCGGCCCAAGCCTGCTCGTGGCCGAAGAGCGCTTCGGCGGTCTGCAGCAGGTCACCATCCGATTCGCGAAAGCGCCGGGACACGGCCTGTACCAACGCGGGCGGCGGATCGTCGGCCACAAAGTGGCGCACCAACTTGTCGGCCAGGTGATCGGCGGTGGCCGGGTGGCGGGCCAGATCGTTCAACACGGCGTCCAGGGCCTCGGGCCCCTCGCCATAGGTGCGCCCCAGCACCGTCTTGCGGCCTGGCTCGTGCAGCGCGGGCACGAACTGCGCACCTTCGTTTTGCGGCGAGCGCCCCGCGGTCCAGCCCGTGAGCAGGCGCGCGAGCTCGCGCACGTCGGCCTGTGTGTAGCCGCTGCGCACGCCCACGGTGTGCAGCTCCAGCAGTTCGCGCGCGAGGTTTTCGTTCAAGCCACGCGCACGGCGCTGGCCGGCGCGCGAGTCGGGCCCGATGGATTGCGCGTTGTCCAGGTAGAACAACATGCCCGGGTGCGTGGTGGCCGCGCGCAGCAGCGGGGCAAAGCGGCCCATGGCATGCGGGCGGATGGCCTCGTTCTCGAACGGCCACACCATGCCTGCTGTGGTGTTCTTGATGGCCGCGACCGTGAAGTGGTTGGCCCAGAACATCACCCAACGTTCATAGACCGGCGTGGCGGTTTCGATCTGGTGCTGCCAGCGCCGGCGCAGCGCGAGCAGATTGCCCTCGCGCAACTGGCGGCGCTCGTCGCTCTGCGGCCCGGAACGCTGCCGCAGCAGACGCGCCAGCGCGGCAGCGGCCGTGCTGTCTCGCAGGCCGGCATTGTCGAACAGCGCGGGGCTGCGCAATTGCCCGAGCACCCAGGCGCGCGGGTCCGGGCCCACGCTGGCCAGGCTGATCTGGCTCAGGCCGAAACGGTGCGAGGCGATGGCGGGGGCGAAGGCGTCGTCGAAGGCCATGGGTGGGCGTGAACGGATGATGGGATGGACGGGTGGTCTGGCGCGTATGCCGGTTGAACCCCGCCAGCGTGCCGCTCTTACGCGGCTCGCGCCATACCCGAGCGCAACACAGGGTCAGCGTGAAGCCGGTTGCACGCACACGTTTGAGGTCATGCACCCAAAAGCAAAAACTCTCAACAAATGCGGTGCATTGCGAAAATCATCTCAACACAACCGGCGTCTTCCTGCAGCAGGCTGAGGATGGTTTTGTCGATGCGGTCCAGGGGTTGCGGCTTCGGTCTCACGGTCAGAAAGCGGAACGATTTTCTCCCCGTTTCCATTCCACTGGAACAAAACTACCCCTTTCCCAGCTGCGGCCGCCCGAACAGGCTCGAGGTGTTGCTGATCGGCCCCAACTCCGCGGCCGCTGACAGCAGGATGGGCGCCAGTTCGCGCATGCGCGCGGGCGTCAGGCGCGCACGCGGCCCGGCGATGCTGATCACCCCGATGGTCTCCTGGCGCCGCAGCACCGGCGCGGCCATGGCGCTCATGCCGGGGGCGAACACCTCGTCGATCTGCGCATAGCCGCGCACGCGTGCCGCGTGCAGGAAGCCCAGCAGCGCCTTCACGGATGTGGGCGCGTTGGGACCGTATTCGGCAGGCAGGCCAAAGCCCTGGCGCGTGACCAGATCGAGCGCGCGTTCGTCGCTCAGGGTCAGCAGCCAGGCGTGTCCCGAGGCGGTGCACGAGAGCCGCGCGTCCATGCCCATGTCGGGGTCGTACCGCAGACCCTGGTGCGTCGTGCCCTGTGACTTGGCAACCCAGGTCAGCCGGTCCTCGTCCACGATGGACAGGCGCACCAACTCCCCCGAACGCTGCGCCAGGCGCGAGAGCAAAGGCTCGGCAATGTCGACGATGCCCGCGTTGCTCAGATAGCCCAGGCCCAACGACACCAC
The sequence above is a segment of the Hydrogenophaga sp. BPS33 genome. Coding sequences within it:
- a CDS encoding RNA polymerase sigma factor, with amino-acid sequence MHASPLALPAPFLPADSLRAQLMLAAGFLGAPRRWRGARPTARDSGWTLWQRACEGDPGSAASLVQHLTPAALAMARHMLGRREDAEDAVQESFLRLWNARPQDAHGAQLSTYFNTIVLNRCRTQLVRRRELGMDPADLSALQDTQQSQTEAFADDSVWTRVSPPQWMQALAALPARQRMALAMWAYADASAAEIGQALEIDTNGAHQLLHRAKARLRQALQGEST
- a CDS encoding DUF3106 domain-containing protein translates to MHPSLPTRATLLAVLFTVASAVQAAPEVPDPQAWAQLTPQQQNERRQALQRELATATPAERRVFQAQMRERLVELSPAERKALVGQTRQRWQSLSPEEKQQLTQQRRERILAMTPQERRQLLEQRRQMLSKLSPEERAALREKLPDR
- a CDS encoding DUF1501 domain-containing protein, with the translated sequence MTSISSPPTAWPRRRWLQAAGAGLLLAGPGLRMAFAASAQARGKLVVVMLRGALDGLAAVPAMGDPQWTALRPLPKDAKPDATTPLPLHDGFALHPSLVQLHRWYGDGQLLVVHAVASPYRERSHFDAQQLLESGGQRPFELATGWLGRALQVSGQRAVALSPAMPVALRGAPAASTWTPTRAAAPDSDLMARIAQTYQSDPMLSDLLDQALAQRQTLGGGSREPGMGAGAGSAAAFAGLARQAGRFLSDGAGPDVAWLDLDGWDTHTQQASRLQRQLAALDTGLAALRESLGERWADTTVLVMTEFGRSAAFNGSAGTDHGTGGVAFLAGGAVAGGRVLTDWPGLGRRDLLEGRDLRPTRDIRTLLAPLLQRHLGADRATLAKALPGAPAGAIDLWTA
- a CDS encoding DUF1800 domain-containing protein; translated protein: MAFDDAFAPAIASHRFGLSQISLASVGPDPRAWVLGQLRSPALFDNAGLRDSTAAAALARLLRQRSGPQSDERRQLREGNLLALRRRWQHQIETATPVYERWVMFWANHFTVAAIKNTTAGMVWPFENEAIRPHAMGRFAPLLRAATTHPGMLFYLDNAQSIGPDSRAGQRRARGLNENLARELLELHTVGVRSGYTQADVRELARLLTGWTAGRSPQNEGAQFVPALHEPGRKTVLGRTYGEGPEALDAVLNDLARHPATADHLADKLVRHFVADDPPPALVQAVSRRFRESDGDLLQTAEALFGHEQAWAAHRPGKARRPEELLLSAHRLLQLPMGTPEREIGALTTMGQPVGRAPSPQGWPDRQDDWLSPDALLKRVEWAVAMGRGAGSLADARQLAELAWGPALSRDTRGQIARAESGAQALTLLLASPEFQRR
- a CDS encoding IclR family transcriptional regulator, producing the protein MSLALDRGLSLLEHLAAHPDGLPLALMAAELDIPLSACHRLLAELQRRGYVRQKRKQGDYVLTTKVVSLGLGYLSNAGIVDIAEPLLSRLAQRSGELVRLSIVDEDRLTWVAKSQGTTHQGLRYDPDMGMDARLSCTASGHAWLLTLSDERALDLVTRQGFGLPAEYGPNAPTSVKALLGFLHAARVRGYAQIDEVFAPGMSAMAAPVLRRQETIGVISIAGPRARLTPARMRELAPILLSAAAELGPISNTSSLFGRPQLGKG